CCGGACTCGGACGGCGATGGAGTCGTCGACGGGTACGACGACTACCCGACGGACCCGGCCAGGTCCAGGCTGGTCGAGTCGGCTTCGGATACGCGTAACATCGAGGAGGATCACTACTACTACTATCCGTTCTCTCTGGATCAGAACGGCTACGTCGAGATGGAGTACGTCGTCCGCGAGGGGCCAGACATAGACGTGATCTTCCTCTCTTCACAGGAGTTCGAACATTTCGAGGCCGGTGAGAACTACCTCCAGTACGACTCGCTGTCTCAGTGGGACGACGGGGGAGGGTCGATCAGCGGACCGATACATTCCGGAAGCAACTACGTCGTGTTTCACAACGCCAACGCTCCAACAAACTTCTCGAACGACTTGGCACGGGTCGAGTTCGAGATCGAGATCTCCGAGTAACTGGTCGTTTAGCTCGAACGGACCACACGAGCGAGTGCTGATGGGAAGGGGAGAGCGGACGTTCGGCGCGTGGGCCCAACAGAGCGACCGTCGATGGAAACCACCACAGGAGCGAGGAGAGATGGCGTATGAGTGCCGACTGGCCGGTGAGACTCCTCTGACACACGTTCGGCTGTCGGCCTCGTCTGTTGGATCGAGTGTTACCGTCCCATCGCGTGGAACTCGTCGTTCGGCCGCATGTCCGCGAACATCGCCATCCGGTTCGAGAGGTTGAAGAAGGCGGTCACGGCGGCGATGTCCCAGATGGCCTCCTCGGAGTAGCCGGCGTCTTCGAGCAGGGCGATGTCGTCCTCGCCGACCTCGGCGGGCCGTTCGGTGAGCTTCACGGCGACGTCGAGCATCGCCATTCGCTCGTCGGAGACGTCGGCTGTGCGGTAGTTGGCCACCAACTGATCGGCGAGACGCGGGTCCTTCGCGTAGATCCGCGCGAGCGCGCCGTGGGCGACGTTGCAGTAGTAGCAGTGGTTCACGCCCGAGACGGCGACGACGATCATCTCGACTTCCTCCCGGTCCAGGGCCGTATCCTCGACGAGCGCGTCGTGATACGCGAAGAAGGCGCGGAAGTGCGAGGGCTTGTACGCGAACGCCGAGAAGACGTTGGGGGTAAAGCCCGCGCGGTCGGTTTCGGCGGCGACGCGCTCGCGGAGGTCCGCGGGGAGGTCGTCGTAGTCGGGCACGGGGAACCGCCGCATGGCGTCGTCGTCGAGTTCGATGTCGGGGTCGGAGCCGTCGGCCGGGGAGTCTGTCATAGCACCCGGTTCGCCGCCGGCGGTAAAAGGTGCAACGGCGACCCCGGTCAGGGACCGACCACCAGCGCGACCCACGCCACCGTGACGAAGACGCCCAGCGAGAGCAGGCCGTAGTTGCCGAGCGTGCTGTCGGCGGTGACCACCGAGAGGGTGAACTTCCGGTTCGAGAGCGGCCAAAACGGCCTGATCCCCATCGGCGTCAACGCGTCCGCGAGGAGGTGTGCGCCGACCGAGAGGAGACCGACCGCGGCACCGACCGCGCCGAGCGTCGCCGGAGCGGACAGTGCGGCACCGCCCACGCGACCGACGAGGAGACCGACTCCGCCGAGGACGGCCGCGACGAGGAGCGCGAAGCCGACGGTGTGGGTCGGGCCGCGGTGTGTGACGCCGGGGACGCGGTGGTCGACGTCGGGCAGCATCGCCAGCCAGAGCGTCCCCGCGCCGACGACGAGCGCGAGTTCTACGGCCCCAGCCGAGACGAGCGCGACGCCGACCGGGGCGAAGGCGAGGAGTGCGACGCCGTAGTGGCCGTTTCGGTACACAGTCGCGAGAGGACCTCGGGCCACGAGTAGCTGACGGACTCCGTGACAGTCGAAAACGGTTAAGCCTCTGCACGAACGATAGGTCCCGTGATAGACGCGGTGA
This Salinigranum marinum DNA region includes the following protein-coding sequences:
- a CDS encoding peroxidase-related enzyme (This protein belongs to a clade of uncharacterized proteins related to peroxidases such as the alkylhydroperoxidase AhpD.), encoding MTDSPADGSDPDIELDDDAMRRFPVPDYDDLPADLRERVAAETDRAGFTPNVFSAFAYKPSHFRAFFAYHDALVEDTALDREEVEMIVVAVSGVNHCYYCNVAHGALARIYAKDPRLADQLVANYRTADVSDERMAMLDVAVKLTERPAEVGEDDIALLEDAGYSEEAIWDIAAVTAFFNLSNRMAMFADMRPNDEFHAMGR
- a CDS encoding metal-dependent hydrolase → MYRNGHYGVALLAFAPVGVALVSAGAVELALVVGAGTLWLAMLPDVDHRVPGVTHRGPTHTVGFALLVAAVLGGVGLLVGRVGGAALSAPATLGAVGAAVGLLSVGAHLLADALTPMGIRPFWPLSNRKFTLSVVTADSTLGNYGLLSLGVFVTVAWVALVVGP